Proteins encoded by one window of Rubrobacter indicoceani:
- a CDS encoding alpha/beta fold hydrolase, with translation MIENAFYSPEFHGDYEMFDLGDFVLEEGVTLRGAQLAYKTFGTLDEAKSNAILVTTWYSGTHQIWDDIYIGPERALNPERYFIVVINQLGSGLSTSPHNYPGTFSMGNFPRVRISDDVRAQEQLLRERFGIEKLALVTGGSMGAQQTYEWAVRFPEKVRRAAAIAGTAKLTPHCAIWVKANVDTMTADPEFNDGFYTRQADLRKAFARKANLFALMGFSPEFWSTEKWATLGFSSVEDFRVGFLEAYFAPMDVNDLLCQAWKWGNGDVSRNTGGDLAAALGRITARTFVMPISTDWFFPPEDCAAEEALIPNSELRVIESNSGHLGLFNLEPEYIEQVDGYLNELLESGV, from the coding sequence GTGATCGAGAACGCGTTTTATTCGCCGGAGTTTCATGGCGACTACGAGATGTTCGACCTCGGGGATTTCGTGCTGGAGGAAGGGGTTACGCTTCGCGGGGCGCAGCTTGCGTACAAGACGTTCGGGACGCTCGACGAGGCGAAGAGCAACGCCATCCTCGTGACGACGTGGTATTCGGGGACGCATCAGATCTGGGACGACATCTACATCGGTCCCGAACGCGCTCTGAACCCGGAGAGGTACTTCATCGTCGTTATAAACCAGCTAGGCTCCGGCCTCTCCACCTCGCCGCACAACTACCCCGGCACGTTCTCGATGGGCAACTTCCCGAGGGTCCGCATCTCCGACGACGTGCGCGCTCAGGAGCAGCTTCTGCGTGAGCGGTTCGGCATCGAGAAGCTCGCGCTCGTTACGGGTGGTTCGATGGGGGCGCAGCAGACCTACGAGTGGGCCGTCCGGTTTCCGGAGAAGGTCAGACGGGCCGCGGCTATCGCTGGAACGGCGAAGCTCACGCCGCACTGCGCCATCTGGGTCAAGGCCAACGTGGACACCATGACCGCCGACCCGGAGTTCAACGATGGCTTCTATACAAGACAGGCGGATCTGCGTAAGGCGTTTGCGAGAAAGGCCAACCTCTTCGCGCTGATGGGCTTCTCGCCGGAGTTCTGGAGCACGGAGAAGTGGGCGACGCTCGGGTTCTCCTCGGTCGAGGACTTCCGGGTCGGCTTTCTCGAGGCGTACTTCGCCCCGATGGACGTGAACGACCTGCTCTGTCAGGCGTGGAAGTGGGGCAACGGCGACGTGAGCCGCAACACGGGGGGCGACCTCGCAGCCGCGCTCGGGAGGATCACCGCCAGGACCTTTGTCATGCCCATAAGCACGGACTGGTTTTTCCCGCCGGAGGACTGCGCCGCCGAAGAAGCCCTTATCCCGAACTCCGAGCTGCGCGTCATAGAGTCGAACAGCGGCCACCTCGGGCTGTTCAACCTTGAGCCGGAGTACATCGAGCAGGTGGACGGATACCTGAACGAGTTGCTCGAATCGGGGGTGTGA
- a CDS encoding DUF4258 domain-containing protein codes for MIGELRKRIVEGSFEFSKHAVDQSILRKVREAFASGEVIEDYPENQYGPSCMVSGMADSGRPIHVHCSHPTRTPVKITTLYEPHPALWLLDFRERRRR; via the coding sequence GTGATCGGAGAACTGCGTAAGAGAATAGTCGAGGGAAGTTTTGAGTTCTCAAAGCATGCAGTCGATCAAAGTATCTTGCGAAAGGTCAGAGAAGCGTTCGCTTCGGGAGAGGTGATCGAAGACTACCCCGAGAATCAGTATGGGCCGAGTTGTATGGTCTCTGGAATGGCGGACTCAGGAAGACCAATACACGTTCATTGCAGCCATCCTACGAGAACTCCGGTTAAAATCACGACGTTGTACGAACCGCATCCGGCTCTCTGGCTGCTGGATTTTCGGGAGAGGAGGAGGCGGTGA
- a CDS encoding DUF5677 domain-containing protein, with amino-acid sequence MGNPSPHEQIVVLLGNLEDEISRISRHKVTDQNWFKGIKKASIAKSFEFCLEAYRRDTSDSAFFLAPSVRGICEDLITITYLQQLSEREQNRVTILKSKLASVEATEKQQRFFESERPWQPVVTYSNAAELKQQLTAELKSIGENKNLWKKGTPFPSVYKMAEATKLSEVYDFIYNISSDIVHFNARILLRMGWGEDPRDVSFSTGNFSSYYLNMCCTYGLLLFLYQQQNFDLPFNTDAQEIFLELSALLSYEMRWVESVTFEELNIEPPSLQDRINRRLQFDKNMSEINET; translated from the coding sequence ATGGGAAATCCTTCTCCACACGAACAAATTGTCGTCTTACTTGGAAATCTTGAGGATGAGATAAGCCGCATTAGTAGACACAAAGTGACGGATCAAAATTGGTTTAAGGGAATCAAGAAAGCTTCTATTGCTAAATCATTTGAGTTTTGTTTGGAAGCGTATCGCCGAGACACATCAGACTCTGCCTTTTTTCTTGCTCCTTCTGTGCGGGGGATTTGCGAGGATCTGATTACGATCACTTACCTTCAACAGCTTTCAGAAAGAGAGCAAAATAGGGTAACTATTCTAAAATCTAAGCTTGCTTCGGTAGAAGCGACCGAAAAGCAACAACGTTTCTTCGAATCTGAGCGACCTTGGCAGCCCGTCGTCACATACTCCAACGCTGCTGAATTGAAGCAGCAGCTAACAGCTGAACTCAAATCTATTGGCGAGAATAAGAACTTATGGAAAAAAGGAACTCCGTTTCCCAGTGTTTATAAAATGGCCGAGGCAACTAAATTATCTGAAGTATATGATTTCATCTACAATATCTCTTCAGACATTGTACATTTCAACGCCCGCATTCTTCTCAGGATGGGATGGGGAGAAGATCCTAGAGATGTTTCGTTCTCTACAGGAAACTTTTCAAGCTACTACCTAAACATGTGTTGCACGTATGGCCTGCTGCTTTTCTTATATCAACAACAAAACTTTGATCTGCCATTCAATACTGACGCTCAAGAAATCTTTCTTGAGTTGAGCGCACTCCTAAGCTACGAGATGCGCTGGGTAGAATCAGTAACGTTTGAGGAACTCAATATCGAGCCTCCGAGCTTGCAAGATCGCATAAATAGACGATTGCAATTCGATAAGAACATGTCAGAAATAAACGAAACTTGA
- a CDS encoding Zn-dependent hydrolase translates to MPDLDPRRVVDELKELRELTGDKDGAQRVAFTEKWREARRWMTEKLREIPGAEVERDEAGNLWATLRGASERSVLLGGHIDSVPNGGWLDGSLNTLAGIEVLRNLSGAELPVTVRLVDWADEEGARFGRSLLGSAACSGALKEEEVRGLKDRDGVSLPDALGENGLDLDRMKESNKQLENAAAYLELHIEQGPVLERMDLPLGVVLGTFGVERHAVRFTGQHAHSGSTPMDVRRDAFLAAAKSALAFRDDAAGRDDVRATNGFVNVSPAIVTAFNGVCEMSLDQRALDADVLAEMLRVAKESSERLAAEEGCEVGWERIWDIEPRPFDERLIQLAEEAVTEIAGESHRLPSGPLHDAAEMAPLMPTVMLFVKSLCGLSHTKEEDTPERDIEMSVRALHRLTEKTMELVSKG, encoded by the coding sequence ATGCCCGACCTCGACCCGCGCCGCGTCGTGGACGAGTTAAAGGAACTACGGGAGCTGACAGGGGACAAGGACGGGGCGCAGCGCGTCGCGTTCACCGAGAAGTGGCGCGAGGCCCGCAGGTGGATGACGGAGAAGCTCAGGGAGATCCCCGGCGCCGAGGTCGAGCGCGACGAGGCCGGGAACCTGTGGGCGACGCTGCGCGGTGCATCGGAGAGATCCGTGCTGCTAGGCGGCCACATAGACTCCGTCCCGAACGGTGGCTGGCTTGACGGCAGCCTCAACACGCTGGCGGGCATCGAGGTGTTAAGGAACCTGTCCGGCGCGGAACTCCCCGTAACCGTCCGGCTCGTTGACTGGGCCGACGAGGAGGGGGCGAGGTTCGGGAGGAGCCTGCTCGGTTCGGCTGCGTGTTCCGGCGCTTTGAAAGAGGAAGAGGTGCGCGGCCTGAAAGACCGGGACGGGGTTAGTTTGCCGGACGCGCTCGGGGAGAACGGCCTGGATCTCGACCGGATGAAGGAATCGAACAAGCAGCTTGAGAATGCCGCCGCCTACCTTGAGCTACACATCGAGCAGGGGCCGGTGCTGGAGCGGATGGACCTGCCGCTCGGGGTGGTCCTCGGGACGTTCGGGGTGGAGCGGCACGCGGTGCGGTTCACCGGGCAGCACGCCCACTCCGGCTCCACGCCGATGGACGTTCGGAGGGACGCATTCCTCGCCGCTGCAAAATCCGCGCTCGCGTTCCGGGACGACGCGGCTGGCCGGGACGACGTACGAGCAACGAACGGGTTTGTGAACGTGAGCCCGGCCATCGTGACGGCGTTCAACGGGGTGTGCGAGATGTCTCTGGACCAGCGCGCCCTCGACGCCGACGTGCTCGCGGAGATGCTCCGGGTGGCGAAAGAAAGCAGCGAGAGGCTCGCCGCCGAAGAGGGTTGCGAGGTCGGCTGGGAGCGCATCTGGGACATCGAGCCGCGTCCGTTTGACGAGAGGCTTATCCAACTTGCGGAGGAGGCGGTAACGGAGATCGCCGGGGAGTCTCACCGGCTGCCGTCCGGTCCGCTGCACGACGCGGCGGAGATGGCCCCGCTGATGCCGACGGTGATGCTGTTCGTGAAGTCTTTGTGCGGCCTGAGCCACACAAAAGAGGAGGATACGCCGGAGAGAGACATCGAGATGAGCGTGCGGGCGTTGCACCGGCTGACGGAGAAGACGATGGAGCTGGTGTCGAAGGGCTGA
- the trxB gene encoding thioredoxin-disulfide reductase, translating into MSEPNGTAPKVYDVAIIGSGPAGYTAALYASRANMKTVVFKGWESGGQLMLTTDVENFPGYKDGVMGPEMMEDLEGQAARFGSEMRPDEIDRIDFSERPFKLWAEDEDRPTIAKTVIIATGAKAKWLGLENEQRLMGRGVSGCATCDGFFFRDKKVAVIGGGDTAMEEALYLTNHASEVNLIHRRDEFRASQIMLDRARKNEKINILTNTTVEDILGEDAVTGARLKNARTGDESDLPVDGFFTAIGHEPATALFRGKVETDDEGYIIQKDHTMTSVPGVFAAGDVSDRRYRQAITAAADGCRAAIDAERWLDDQGEADAIEDPGEWTSSKDNA; encoded by the coding sequence ATGTCAGAGCCGAACGGAACCGCCCCGAAGGTCTACGACGTGGCGATCATCGGGAGCGGTCCGGCGGGCTATACCGCCGCGCTCTACGCCTCGCGGGCGAACATGAAGACAGTCGTCTTCAAGGGCTGGGAGTCGGGCGGACAGCTTATGCTCACCACGGACGTGGAGAACTTCCCCGGCTACAAGGACGGGGTGATGGGGCCGGAGATGATGGAAGACCTCGAAGGTCAGGCCGCCCGCTTCGGCTCGGAGATGCGCCCGGACGAGATAGACCGCATAGACTTCTCCGAGCGTCCGTTCAAGCTCTGGGCCGAGGACGAGGACAGACCGACCATCGCGAAAACGGTCATTATCGCGACCGGAGCGAAGGCCAAGTGGCTCGGCCTCGAGAACGAGCAGCGGCTCATGGGCCGGGGGGTCAGCGGCTGCGCGACCTGCGACGGCTTCTTCTTCCGGGACAAGAAGGTCGCCGTTATCGGCGGCGGCGACACCGCGATGGAGGAGGCGCTCTACCTCACGAACCACGCTTCGGAGGTCAACCTCATTCACCGCCGCGACGAGTTCCGGGCGTCTCAGATCATGCTCGACCGCGCAAGAAAGAACGAGAAGATAAACATCCTCACAAACACGACGGTCGAGGATATCCTCGGTGAGGACGCCGTAACCGGCGCGCGCCTGAAGAACGCCCGGACCGGCGACGAGAGCGACCTCCCGGTGGACGGCTTCTTCACCGCCATCGGCCACGAGCCGGCGACCGCGCTCTTCCGGGGCAAGGTCGAGACCGACGATGAGGGATACATAATCCAGAAGGACCACACCATGACCAGCGTCCCCGGCGTGTTCGCCGCCGGAGACGTCTCGGACCGACGTTACAGGCAGGCCATAACCGCCGCCGCCGATGGCTGCCGCGCCGCCATAGACGCCGAGCGGTGGCTAGATGATCAGGGCGAGGCCGACGCTATAGAAGACCCCGGCGAATGGACCTCCTCGAAAGACAACGCCTAG
- a CDS encoding NCS1 family nucleobase:cation symporter-1 has protein sequence MEREEYRDLAVSDVGELARLKAEVSASPLYNEDLAPTGPEERTWTTYNLIALWVGISIVITTYTLASGLIAAGMTWWQGLLTVSLGNLIVLVPVLLNAHAGTKYGVPFPVFVRSSFGVRGANFAAMARALVACGWFGIQTWIGGLALSALLGAVWGGWEAIPYNQFVAFGVFWLVQLVIILRGIEGVKVFESFAAPLLIGGGVALLIWGFIAGGGIGNVFSSSSALQEGNLPFWTLFWPGLAANVGYWITLSLNIPDFTRYSKSQRSQVVGQSIGLPLTMTAFSFVGIAVTAATIVVYGEAIWDPVELVVRLTGDIPALLIFAMIVIVIAQISTNMAANVVSPSNDFSNLSPKRISFRTGGIITALLGIVSFPWLLFNNVGAYIFTWLVGYGSLLGAIGAVMIMDYWIVRKRQLDLGDLYRMDGRYAYSSGWNWRAMIAVFAGVVPVVPGFLKAAATPGGIVENPTFIDGLYTYGLFFTFGVAAVVYLALSMIGDREKKPSGKPAMER, from the coding sequence GTGGAGCGAGAAGAGTACCGCGATCTCGCGGTAAGCGATGTGGGGGAGCTTGCGAGGCTCAAGGCCGAAGTCAGCGCGTCGCCCCTGTACAACGAAGACCTCGCCCCGACCGGGCCGGAGGAACGCACCTGGACGACTTACAACCTGATCGCCCTCTGGGTCGGCATCTCCATCGTTATCACGACCTACACGCTGGCCTCGGGCCTCATCGCCGCCGGGATGACGTGGTGGCAGGGGCTTCTGACCGTCTCTCTGGGGAACCTTATAGTCCTTGTCCCGGTTCTTCTGAACGCCCACGCCGGGACGAAGTACGGTGTTCCGTTTCCGGTCTTTGTGCGGTCCTCGTTCGGGGTGCGGGGGGCGAACTTCGCGGCGATGGCCCGCGCTTTAGTGGCGTGCGGGTGGTTCGGGATACAGACCTGGATCGGCGGCCTCGCACTCAGCGCGCTTCTCGGGGCGGTCTGGGGCGGCTGGGAGGCGATCCCGTACAACCAGTTTGTGGCGTTCGGGGTTTTCTGGCTTGTACAGCTCGTCATCATCCTGCGCGGCATCGAGGGCGTAAAGGTCTTTGAATCGTTTGCCGCGCCGCTGCTTATCGGGGGCGGCGTCGCGCTGCTCATCTGGGGCTTTATCGCGGGCGGCGGAATAGGAAACGTCTTCTCGTCTTCGAGCGCGCTTCAGGAAGGGAACCTGCCGTTCTGGACGCTCTTCTGGCCGGGGCTTGCGGCGAACGTGGGGTACTGGATCACGCTGAGCCTCAACATCCCGGACTTCACCCGCTACTCGAAGAGCCAGCGGTCTCAGGTCGTCGGGCAGTCAATCGGGCTCCCGCTGACGATGACGGCTTTCAGCTTCGTCGGCATCGCCGTTACGGCGGCGACCATTGTCGTCTACGGCGAGGCCATCTGGGACCCGGTGGAACTTGTCGTGCGCCTGACGGGGGATATACCGGCGCTTCTGATCTTCGCGATGATCGTCATAGTCATCGCCCAGATCTCGACCAACATGGCGGCGAACGTCGTGTCTCCGTCGAACGATTTCTCGAACCTCTCTCCGAAGCGCATCTCGTTCAGGACGGGTGGGATCATCACGGCCCTGCTCGGCATCGTGTCGTTTCCGTGGCTTCTGTTCAACAACGTCGGGGCGTACATCTTCACGTGGCTCGTCGGGTACGGAAGCCTGCTCGGAGCGATCGGGGCCGTCATGATCATGGACTACTGGATCGTCCGCAAAAGGCAACTCGACCTCGGAGACCTCTACAGGATGGATGGCCGCTACGCCTACTCGAGCGGCTGGAACTGGCGGGCCATGATCGCGGTCTTCGCCGGGGTCGTCCCGGTCGTGCCGGGCTTTCTGAAGGCCGCCGCAACGCCCGGCGGCATAGTCGAGAACCCGACCTTTATAGACGGCCTCTACACCTACGGCCTCTTCTTTACCTTCGGGGTGGCGGCGGTGGTTTACCTTGCGCTGTCCATGATCGGCGACCGGGAAAAGAAGCCGTCGGGCAAACCCGCGATGGAGCGTTGA
- a CDS encoding AEC family transporter, with protein MILSVFAQVMLPILFVVASGFAFKKLTDFDVRPASRVSLYLFSPALIFSSLVEAEIGGEEALRAVAFMLVLTAILGTLTLLVGVSLRYDRATKAALLLCTMFSNTGNYGLPLALFAFGQAGFEAAIVFFVTQGILTQTLGIYIAGSGQAGWREGVSGLLRMPQLYSVFAALAIRYIGPEYVTDSGNLANDIYRGVDLMGQAAIPVLLVVLGAQLAGARIEAGEKTLIGIATAIKLLIAVPLSYAIARLLGFDDLTTGIAVILGSMPTAVNVVILATEFDIRPKLVSSTVIVSTAASFVTLTVLISVFGGG; from the coding sequence GTGATCCTCTCGGTCTTTGCTCAGGTGATGCTCCCGATCCTCTTCGTGGTCGCCTCGGGCTTCGCGTTCAAAAAGCTCACCGACTTCGACGTGCGTCCCGCGAGCCGCGTGAGCCTCTACCTTTTCAGCCCCGCGCTTATCTTCTCCTCGCTCGTCGAGGCCGAGATAGGCGGCGAAGAGGCCCTGCGGGCCGTGGCCTTCATGCTCGTCCTGACCGCTATCCTCGGCACGCTGACGCTCCTTGTCGGGGTGTCTCTGCGCTACGACCGCGCCACGAAAGCCGCGCTGCTTCTGTGTACGATGTTCTCCAACACCGGAAACTACGGCCTGCCGCTCGCCCTCTTCGCCTTCGGCCAGGCCGGGTTCGAGGCTGCGATCGTCTTTTTTGTAACGCAGGGTATCCTGACGCAGACCCTCGGCATCTACATCGCGGGCTCCGGGCAGGCGGGCTGGCGGGAGGGGGTCTCCGGGCTGCTCAGGATGCCGCAGCTCTACTCCGTCTTCGCCGCGCTTGCGATCCGCTACATCGGGCCGGAGTACGTAACCGATTCGGGGAACCTCGCGAACGACATCTACCGGGGCGTAGACCTCATGGGACAGGCGGCGATCCCGGTGCTGCTCGTCGTGCTCGGGGCGCAGCTCGCCGGAGCGCGCATCGAAGCCGGAGAGAAGACCCTGATCGGGATCGCAACCGCGATCAAACTTCTCATCGCCGTCCCGCTCTCCTACGCGATAGCCCGCCTTCTCGGCTTCGACGATCTCACGACCGGCATCGCCGTTATCCTCGGCAGCATGCCGACCGCCGTCAACGTCGTTATCCTTGCAACGGAGTTCGATATTCGTCCCAAGCTCGTCAGCAGCACCGTTATCGTCTCGACCGCCGCGAGCTTCGTGACCCTGACCGTCCTGATCTCGGTCTTCGGCGGCGGCTAG
- the polX gene encoding DNA polymerase/3'-5' exonuclease PolX, with protein MQKNPPTNAELSRALETVVTLMEIRGDEHYRVLAYQRAAESVANYGGSVSEMASPKELPHVGQATAGVITDLVEGRTPGVLEELMAEIPRSLVEVTRLPGVGPRTAGRLWKELDVTSVEQLAALDPKEIGGLKGFGKKSAEKMIAAAEKYDVTERRLLLDDATAIGERLLEFVRSHPATKRADLAGSLRRRKETVGDLDLVAASGDGKSLANAFVGAEFVRGVVAHGETKVSVQVAGPDGEAVDVDLRIVEPEAYGSLLHHFTGSQAHNVVLRERAVKRGINISEYGLARSGGEPQPVASEKELYAGLGLSYIPPELREDGGEFEAAERDELPHLVQTQDIRGDLHVHTNYSDGKGTVRSMAEAAIALGYEYLVFCDHSQSLRVANGLSPERLKQKLKEVREADEEYSEIKLYCGSEVDILKDGTLDYTDDILAELDFVVAAVHTSFNIGEEAMTERIRRAMNSEFVRTVAHPTGRILNRRDPYAVSVSRLIEEARRTNTALELNAYPDRLDLKAEQVRTAIQAGVRITVDTDAHDEGALSFMRFGIAQARRAWASKGDLINTLPLFDFDKYLRAGK; from the coding sequence TTGCAGAAGAATCCGCCGACAAACGCAGAGCTGTCGAGGGCGCTCGAAACGGTCGTCACGCTTATGGAGATCCGGGGCGACGAACACTACCGCGTCCTTGCCTACCAGCGGGCCGCCGAGTCGGTCGCGAACTACGGCGGCTCCGTCTCCGAGATGGCCAGCCCGAAGGAACTCCCGCACGTAGGTCAGGCGACCGCCGGGGTTATAACCGACCTTGTGGAAGGCCGGACCCCCGGGGTCCTCGAGGAGCTGATGGCCGAGATCCCCCGCTCTCTGGTAGAGGTTACGCGGCTGCCCGGCGTCGGTCCGCGCACCGCCGGCAGGCTCTGGAAGGAACTGGACGTGACGAGCGTCGAGCAGCTCGCAGCCCTCGACCCGAAGGAGATCGGCGGGCTCAAAGGCTTCGGCAAGAAATCCGCCGAAAAGATGATCGCCGCCGCCGAGAAGTACGACGTGACCGAACGCCGACTCCTTCTTGACGACGCAACGGCCATCGGAGAACGGCTGCTCGAGTTCGTGCGCTCGCACCCCGCAACAAAGCGGGCCGACCTCGCCGGTTCGCTGCGCCGTCGGAAGGAGACCGTGGGCGACCTCGACCTCGTGGCCGCGAGCGGCGACGGAAAGTCCCTTGCGAACGCTTTCGTCGGAGCGGAGTTCGTGCGGGGGGTCGTGGCGCACGGTGAGACAAAGGTTTCGGTTCAGGTCGCCGGGCCGGACGGCGAGGCGGTTGACGTTGACCTGCGCATCGTCGAGCCGGAGGCTTACGGTTCGCTTTTGCATCACTTCACGGGTTCTCAGGCGCACAACGTGGTGCTGCGGGAGCGGGCCGTGAAGCGCGGCATCAACATCTCGGAGTACGGGCTTGCACGGTCCGGCGGGGAGCCGCAGCCGGTCGCGAGCGAGAAGGAACTGTACGCCGGGCTCGGGCTCTCGTACATCCCGCCGGAGCTTCGGGAGGACGGCGGCGAGTTCGAGGCGGCGGAGCGGGACGAACTGCCGCACCTCGTGCAGACGCAGGACATCCGGGGCGACCTGCACGTCCACACAAACTACTCGGACGGCAAGGGGACCGTCAGGAGCATGGCCGAGGCGGCCATCGCGCTCGGCTACGAGTACCTGGTCTTCTGCGATCACTCGCAGTCCCTGCGCGTCGCGAACGGCCTCTCCCCGGAACGCCTGAAGCAGAAGCTGAAGGAAGTCCGCGAAGCGGATGAGGAATACAGCGAGATCAAGCTCTATTGCGGCTCCGAAGTGGACATCCTGAAGGACGGGACGCTCGACTACACCGACGACATCCTCGCGGAGCTGGACTTCGTGGTTGCGGCGGTGCACACGTCGTTCAACATCGGGGAAGAGGCGATGACGGAGCGCATCAGGCGGGCGATGAACAGCGAGTTCGTGCGGACCGTCGCCCACCCGACCGGACGCATCCTCAACCGCCGCGACCCGTACGCCGTGAGCGTCTCACGGCTTATAGAAGAGGCCCGGCGCACGAATACCGCGCTCGAGTTGAACGCCTACCCCGACCGCCTCGACCTTAAAGCCGAGCAGGTGCGAACGGCCATACAAGCCGGGGTCCGCATCACCGTCGACACCGACGCCCACGACGAGGGCGCACTATCGTTTATGAGGTTCGGCATCGCTCAGGCGCGGCGGGCGTGGGCGTCGAAGGGCGACCTCATAAACACGCTGCCGCTCTTCGACTTCGATAAGTACCTGAGAGCCGGGAAGTAG
- a CDS encoding TIGR03842 family LLM class F420-dependent oxidoreductase, translated as MDFGVTFQTDPPASRVVELTKLAEAHGFTHAWTFDSHILWQEPYVIHSRMLAETERIIVGPFVTNPATRDPSVTASTFATLNDMYGNRTVCGIGRGDSAQRVMGKKPTTLGQVEDAMHVIKELAEGRSIEANGNEVSIPWVRNGKLDVWLAGYGPKALDLAGRKADGFILQLADPVILEWTVGHVREAAESAGRDPDEIKICVAAPAYVGDDLAHQREQSRWFGGMVGNHVADLVRRYGEGDEIPSALTEYIKAREGYDYAHHGKAGNPSTDFVPDEIVDRFCVLGTVEDHKEKLRTLKDLGVDQFNLYLMHDEKEETLKAYGEEIIPTFG; from the coding sequence GTGGACTTCGGCGTAACCTTCCAGACCGACCCGCCCGCGAGCCGCGTCGTCGAGCTGACGAAGCTCGCCGAAGCGCACGGCTTCACCCACGCCTGGACCTTCGACTCGCACATACTCTGGCAGGAGCCGTACGTTATACATTCGCGGATGCTCGCCGAGACCGAGAGGATAATAGTCGGACCGTTCGTCACCAACCCGGCGACCCGCGACCCGTCCGTAACGGCCTCGACCTTCGCGACTTTGAACGATATGTACGGCAACCGCACGGTCTGCGGCATCGGGCGCGGCGACTCCGCTCAGAGGGTGATGGGCAAGAAGCCGACGACGCTCGGGCAGGTCGAGGACGCGATGCACGTTATAAAGGAACTCGCCGAGGGACGCAGCATCGAGGCAAACGGCAACGAGGTATCCATACCCTGGGTCAGGAACGGCAAGCTCGACGTGTGGCTCGCCGGGTACGGTCCGAAGGCACTCGACCTCGCAGGCAGAAAGGCCGATGGTTTCATACTCCAGCTCGCCGACCCGGTAATACTCGAATGGACCGTCGGACACGTCAGGGAAGCCGCCGAATCCGCCGGACGAGACCCGGATGAGATAAAGATCTGCGTCGCCGCCCCGGCCTACGTCGGGGATGACCTCGCGCACCAGCGGGAACAGTCGCGGTGGTTCGGGGGGATGGTCGGGAACCACGTCGCCGACCTCGTGCGTCGGTACGGTGAGGGGGATGAGATCCCGTCGGCCCTCACCGAATACATAAAAGCCCGCGAAGGCTACGACTACGCCCACCACGGCAAGGCCGGAAACCCCTCGACCGACTTCGTACCGGACGAGATAGTGGACCGCTTCTGCGTCCTCGGGACGGTCGAGGATCACAAAGAGAAGCTGCGAACTCTTAAAGATCTCGGCGTTGACCAGTTCAACCTCTACCTCATGCACGATGAGAAGGAGGAGACGCTGAAGGCGTACGGGGAGGAGATCATCCCCACGTTCGGGTAG
- a CDS encoding LysE family translocator, giving the protein MPDAATFLLFIAATVAFLVFPGPSVFYIVTRSVSEGRAAGLASVLGVQTGTFVHILFATVGLSAIVATSAVAFSVVKWLGVAYLVYLGISQILSGSDDPDRAAVRPAKLSKAYLQGIMVNVLNPKTALFFLAFLPQFVSPANGAVWTQILILGVTLAAVGVVTDGTYALLGSTAGRWLRGRSGAFRRRQRYIVGGLYIALGVAAAAWRRAA; this is encoded by the coding sequence ATGCCCGATGCGGCGACGTTCCTGCTCTTTATCGCGGCGACGGTGGCGTTCCTTGTCTTTCCGGGGCCGTCGGTGTTCTACATCGTTACTCGCAGCGTCAGCGAGGGACGGGCGGCGGGGCTCGCCTCGGTCCTCGGGGTGCAGACCGGGACTTTCGTCCACATCCTTTTTGCGACCGTCGGGCTGTCCGCTATCGTGGCGACTTCGGCGGTCGCGTTCAGCGTCGTAAAGTGGCTCGGGGTCGCGTACCTCGTTTATCTCGGCATCAGCCAGATCCTCTCCGGCAGCGACGACCCGGACAGAGCCGCCGTCCGGCCCGCAAAGCTCTCGAAAGCCTACCTGCAGGGAATAATGGTCAACGTCCTCAACCCGAAGACCGCGCTGTTCTTTCTTGCGTTCCTGCCGCAGTTCGTCAGCCCGGCGAACGGTGCGGTGTGGACCCAGATCCTGATCCTCGGCGTCACCCTTGCCGCCGTCGGCGTCGTAACGGATGGGACCTATGCCCTTCTCGGCAGCACGGCGGGACGCTGGCTGCGTGGCAGAAGCGGGGCGTTCCGGCGGCGGCAACGTTACATAGTCGGCGGCCTGTACATCGCCCTCGGGGTCGCCGCCGCGGCCTGGAGACGCGCCGCGTGA